The nucleotide sequence GCTTTTTCCTTAGAAATAGTAGGGGTGGATTCTGCAATTTCCACAAAAGTCTTTTTAAGCAATCCTTCGTCGGTAAACTCAGTCTTTTGCTTAAATTCCAGTTCATTTAAAATGGATACTAGATCATCTTTTATTTTATCATAATCCAGATCTTTAGGCTGCATTTTTTGGATGTAATCGTCAAAGTTTTTGACGATTTTGTTATTGTCCATTACCCCTGCAATTTCAGACCTAATGGCACCTACAGTTTTTTGCGCAACATTGGCCATTTTGTCTTCTTCAGATTTTCCAAAGATAGCTTTTGCAGTGTCTGCAGAAGCTTTAAATCCTTCTCTTGCCATGTTCCAGATAGTTCCGGTAATGGATCTGCCTACTCTGTAATCCAAATAAGCGACAGTGGTCATGGTCAGAGCCCAAATGACAAGCCCTAAAGTAATACCTAGACCAACATCGGCTATAAGGCTAAACCTTACTGCTAACCAACTGGCAAAGAACAACGAAATGGCAGACGCCAAAACAGACCACAAACCTGCTGCCGATGTTATTTTTACACCAAGCGGTGTGCTGCTTTCACTGCTTTCGTCTTTCTTGTCTGACTTGTTCTCGTTTTTATTTCCTGTAAACTTATCCTTTATATTACCGATCAGGGATATACCTGTAGCGGTAGCAAGTGCCGATAATAGCAGCTGAAATGCAAGTGCTAGTATAACACCTGCTATAACGCTGAAGAAAAACTGTGGACTTAGGTTGATAAACCCTGTTTCAGGTACCTGTGCCATACCTTTAAGGGCCGTTCCGCCTATCAGTCCTCCTGTCAATACTATACCTTTCCCTTTCATATCTCCTTTTTCTTTAGCCTACAACTAAATCAACGAGTTGGTTAATGGAATTGGTTCCCGATAACTTTTGGGTTCACATGCAGTTTTCTTACAAGGAGCATAAGTGAAATATGAGAGATTTTTTTAAGGTTTTGAAACGTGCTGTGGTTGAATACATAGATGATGAACCATTTGACTTAAGTGCAATTGTGGCCTTTTATGCAATATTTTCTCTTCCGGCTTTATTGATCATTGTCATTTCTTTGGTAGGATATGTGTTTGGGCATGATGCTGTGGAGGGTGAGATAGAAGCTCAAATATCAGAAGCCATTGGACAGGAAGCGGCTGTTCAGGTTCAAACCATGATAGCCAATGCCTACGAAGATGAAAACACCAAATTAATGACTATTATCGGTATAGCGGTACTTTTGTTTGGTGCTACTTCTGTGTTGGTATCTCTGCAAAGATCGCTGAATCGGGTTTGGTGGGTTCGGACAAAAAAAGAAAGTACTGGGGTCAAGAAAATTGCCAGAGACCGAATTGCCTCATTTGGGATTATCCTTGCCATCGGGTTTCTCTTACTTATATCTTTACTCGTTACAGCAGGGTTGTCAGCACTTGGTTCATGGGTAAGGCAAGCTTTGCCCACTTCTTTGTATTACTTTTTTTATGTATTACATTTTGTTGTTTCTCTTACTTTTATTGCCGTTCTGTTTTCGTTGTTGTTTAAATTCCTCCCAGATGTACGTGTTCAGTGGAAAAGCTTATGGAAAGGTGCTTTGTTTACCTCGTTTTTGTTTATGATAGGCAAATTTGCCATGGGTATATATTTTGGCAATATGGATCCAGCCTCTTCTTATGGAGCGGCGGGTTCTGTTATTTTGATTCTCTTATGGGTAAATTACTCTTGCCTGATTCTTTTTCTTGGTGCAAAATTTACCAAAAAATATGCTGAATATCACCACCACTA is from Cytophagaceae bacterium ABcell3 and encodes:
- a CDS encoding YihY/virulence factor BrkB family protein; its protein translation is MRDFFKVLKRAVVEYIDDEPFDLSAIVAFYAIFSLPALLIIVISLVGYVFGHDAVEGEIEAQISEAIGQEAAVQVQTMIANAYEDENTKLMTIIGIAVLLFGATSVLVSLQRSLNRVWWVRTKKESTGVKKIARDRIASFGIILAIGFLLLISLLVTAGLSALGSWVRQALPTSLYYFFYVLHFVVSLTFIAVLFSLLFKFLPDVRVQWKSLWKGALFTSFLFMIGKFAMGIYFGNMDPASSYGAAGSVILILLWVNYSCLILFLGAKFTKKYAEYHHHYVEPKPHAEWSAHGFGA